The following nucleotide sequence is from Fundulus heteroclitus isolate FHET01 chromosome 24, MU-UCD_Fhet_4.1, whole genome shotgun sequence.
TGGAGTTTTCCAAGGCACGTCcaactgggaggagaccctgaGGATTCAGAATTTACTAGAGGGACTGGGATCTCCcggaatgagctggaggatgttgctggggagaggaatgtctgaGTTTCCTCCCTGGACCTGCTGCCCCCATGACCTAATCTTGGATAAGTGAAAGATAATGGATAGATGGAACGTATCTTTTCTCATTTATAATAAGAAGAGAATGcatgaaacattaaaatcaatCTTGGCCAATATAATCACCTTGTTGCATGAAGTTCCATGAAATAAATTCCCCTCGGAGGTGGCTCAAAATGAGGGGAAAATTAAAGACATGTCGGTAACACACTCTAAcctatttttaataaatgtctgtttaaatAAGGTCAACGTGACAAGTTTCATCCCTGAATGATTCATAGGTTCATTTCAAGAGGCTTATCCAGCATAAAAAGTTTCAAagtataaaacattttctcacgCAAAAGACCAGGTTAACCCAATGAGCAGAATGAGTCAACCCCTATATCTCAAACAAGCATGTCTtttgttgcactggattttatttggccGATTCAATCGGATGAAAGGTGCTAAATTCAAAAAttctccacacttttcagacgtTTATTTGTTGAAGCCCTTGAGACcgtttcgtttttttttgtgttgatctgttacataaaatcctaGCGAAACATATCGAAGTTGGTGGTTTTCAAGGTAAAACAATCAAAAGTGCCAGGGACATTGGACATTTTGCAGCATACTGTAAAACATgacacaaatataaaaagaacataCCTATTAAGTAAGACAGAAAATGGCTAAATAATAATAGCTACACACCTAAACGTGCCCATATACGGTCACagcaacaataagaaagagttAAAATAACAGTTTATGCTAATCTATTGCACCATTTATACAAACTCTGTCTAGTGACATTCACTAACTGTCTCAAATGTCTGCTGAGTGCCTGATAACACTAACTTGCGCCTTCTAATGTCCATTTAGTTGGATGATTACAGGAAAAAGTCATTGGTTGTTAGTCATGCAGCAGCAGGCTCATTTATTAATGTTTAGGTGGAGCAGAGATCTCGCCTTGCTGACCCACTGTTCTCGACAGAAAATGTCCAGAAAGGCCTTCTTGAAGTTATCGCCCGAGAGAGTGTACAACGCCAGGTTAAAGAACGTGTTGAATCCTGCCAGaggccttgagatgatataaGCTGCATGCACTATATTTTTTGTGCACCGTGATGAAGAACCGATTCGAGTTTCTACCCACAGAACTCGCAAGACGTGGTAGGGTAGGAAGCACAGGACAAACACCACTAAGATGAGGATGGTCACACGCCGTGCCCGCATCCTGGAGGAGCTGGTTGGGCCGGATCCGCTAATGAGCCGTTTCACAATGCCGATGTAACAGATGAACACCAGCACTAAGGGTACGGCGAACCCTAACGCAGTGAGCAGCCAGTTATACTCCCGAATGCTGCTAACTGGCTTTGTGTTAGCAAAGTCCACACAAAATGTCATGTTGTCCTCGTGCGTCAGGGATAGGCTAGTAAGCATTGGCGTGACTTCAGCAGCGGCGACAACCCAGACCCCCAAGCAAGCGACGATGCCCCAAACCTTCTGTTGCACCTGTGCCACCCTGAGCGGCTGGATCACCACCACGAAGCGAAAAATAGCGACGCAGCACAGGGACAGGATGCTTCCGTACAGGTGGAAGTGAAAGGCGAACCGCACGAAGCGACACATAAAGTCGCCAAGCAGCCATGATTCCTCGTTGCTGTAGTAGTAGACCAAAAAGGGCATGGTGAGAACATAGAGGAGGTCCGTAAGTGCCAGGTTGACCATGatgatgctgctgctcttccacGGACGTAGCTTTGCCAGATAAATACTGATGGATGTTAAGTTTCCTACCAGGCCCACGATAAAGATGATGCCATAGCAGACAGATAGGTAGCAGCGTTTAAGGACCAACTCCAAATCAGTGCAGCTGTCATTAAGCCCAGCCATGAAAAAGCCCTGTCGGAAGAAAGAAACACCAAATTATTACCAATAAAATTACAGGTGGAGTAACACCATTTAGCTTTTTCTTGAATAAATGACCTAAGAAATTGACACTCTCCACTGGCCAGTAAGCTTTCTATTTCTTGACAAGATATTGGCATATAACAGTGCTAATGCTAAAGTCAGACTTATGCtacatttaaatcaaacctaAAGGTTAATTAATACTAAAGTCAATCTAATGCTAAAGGTAAACTTGctaccccccaaaaaatgaCATTCTACATTTGCGTTTGAAAGTACGTAAAGTCAAGTCAGAATGTTGGAAAGTACGCTAAGTCAAATTATTGCTAAAGCCATGATAATGCTTGTGGCTGAGATtgtgtgttggagcaggaatTATAATCATAGTATCTAAAATATCCAGCTTTTATAATTTTTCCCAGGACCAATAGGCATGTACTTAAAACTGACTTGTGTGATGCATAGATTGTGACAGCCTTTCCTTTGAATGACATCACCCCCGAgctgctagcctcgtgagaccatcctgatctcgcaagctttcaaggtttcactcgcagatcagtctggctactttccgttaaagaaaatttggagccgttcaccaaacgaacgtccaatcagcgttggctttgaggcgggttgaggtgtgacgcagcgagaagcgcgacagttcagtctaaaaaaacatggcggcttcagccgatgaaactagcgttagcgtggctatcgagcaagttttatcggaattacagagtatttctttgctgagctaacgagcctttacttgcagcagcaagagtagcttggcttgtggttgtgttttcgagTTGatgagtacgtcatatgcttcgttgatctgattggtttatttggcccgtctatcaccaacataggccaaacagctaaccagtattttcgccccttcccaaaattacttcaacagaaGGTTTCCAGACGGATATGCgtagcaaatccatctggcggagtcaggtaaccgaGCTGCTGCCTTGTGGGTGGTTCTTCTCTTATTAAATACGGTTCTGTAGGACAGCACTGGGACTGGTGCTTTTGTTACCAAGACTTCAAAGCACAAGTCTAGCTTTACAGACAAACTTCAAACAAAAATTCCCTCTTACTGTCCTGTTTAGGACAAATGGGTGGCAAAGTGCGCCGTGTGCAAAAAAATTTCTGCATATGACAATTGTGCCATAGCTTTCATGGGTCAAATGGACACAGAAAAAGATAATAGGCTGCGTGAGTTGATTGAGTTTGCTGTTACTCCGGGGAAAAGAGGTCGGGTACAGCAATTGTGGACCAAATATTTTGAGAAGTCCAAAAGGATGACATGTTACTCAGAATTAATGAAGATTGAGCAGTCTGTCTTACACAATGCAAATGTTGAGAGGGTTTTCTCACTGATGCAGAGGCAGGGAAAAGGACAGGAACCACCTCTCTGTTGAGT
It contains:
- the LOC105935480 gene encoding 2-oxoglutarate receptor 1 — protein: MAGLNDSCTDLELVLKRCYLSVCYGIIFIVGLVGNLTSISIYLAKLRPWKSSSIIMVNLALTDLLYVLTMPFLVYYYSNEESWLLGDFMCRFVRFAFHFHLYGSILSLCCVAIFRFVVVIQPLRVAQVQQKVWGIVACLGVWVVAAAEVTPMLTSLSLTHEDNMTFCVDFANTKPVSSIREYNWLLTALGFAVPLVLVFICYIGIVKRLISGSGPTSSSRMRARRVTILILVVFVLCFLPYHVLRVLWVETRIGSSSRCTKNIVHAAYIISRPLAGFNTFFNLALYTLSGDNFKKAFLDIFCREQWVSKARSLLHLNINK